In Strix aluco isolate bStrAlu1 chromosome 33, bStrAlu1.hap1, whole genome shotgun sequence, the following proteins share a genomic window:
- the LOC141917014 gene encoding uncharacterized protein LOC141917014 yields the protein MPAEPKGPGLATELPPPRPIPRGPPKKTEGGWGAQPPPGSDSEKDSGFSDTSSEHLSGREQTDTEEPPGTQLAPPQHPLAAMAPGHPFAHLAPVYLVHNLLLQQPLGAPPEPWQPAQLLLLQPPPPAAPHPAATSPVGTPGCPNRHRGVTAELLRWGGLLAAALRTGALLRQNRRTQREIAALRRHARLLARAARDPRTWPRLRDALGGWDGGSPVPPGVPRQDPPAFGEGLGAGGL from the exons ATGCCGGCCGAGCCAAAGGGGCCAGGGTTGGCCACcgagctcccccctccccggcccatCCCCAGGGGCCCCCCAAAGAAGACAGAGGGTGGATggggggcacagcccccccccggcAGCGACTCCGAGAAGGACTCCGGCTTCTCAG ACACCAGCTCGGAGCACCTGAGCGGACGGGAGCAGACGGACACGGAGGAGCCGCCCGGCACCCAACTGGCCCCGCCACAGCACCCGCTCGCCGCCATGGCACCCGGCCACCCCTTTGCCCACCTGGCACCCGTCTACCTCGTCCAcaacctcctcctccagcag CCCCTCGGAGCCCCCCCGGAGCCCTGGCAGCCAGCTCAGCTTCTCCTACTCCAGCCCccaccgcccgccgccccccacccTGCCGCCACCTCCCCGGTAGGGACCCCGGGATGTCCAAACCGGCATCGGGGGGTGACGGCGGAGCTGCTGCGCTGGGGGGGGCTGCTGGCGGCAGCTCTGCGCACCGGGGCCCTTCTCCGGCAGAACCGGCGCACCCAGCGGGAGATTGCTGCCCTGCGCCGGCACGCTCGGCTCCTGGCCCGTGCTGCCCGCGACCCCCGCACCTGGCCTCGCCTGCGCGATGCCCTGGGGGGGTGGGACGGCGGCTCCCCGGTGCCCCCCGGTGTCCCCCGCCAGGACCCCCCAGCTTTTGGggaggggctgggtgctggggggctgtaG
- the ERCC1 gene encoding DNA excision repair protein ERCC-1 isoform X2, with protein sequence MEAPAGKRRRFMLRQEGPGDPAVPSLFKPSAAAPGVPPGPPPLPPGPSSYAEYVVQQSAPRASPGAAEPTLGSPSAAGAPPGHPPTLESGGGPPGGAAPGGGSPGDVPPLPVLKPGAKSSSIVVSPRQDMGGDCRLVSWDKEGGVRGQSPSRGAPDTPSPVTPQRGNPVLKFVRNVPWEFGDIVPDYVLGQSTCALFLSLRYHHLNPGYIHDRLRHLGRSYGLQLLLLQVDVDPHQALKELAKICILADCTLLLAWSPEEAGRYLETYKAYEQKPPDLLKERVEQDFLSRMTDCLTSIKSVNKTDALSLLTAFGSLAAVVGASREDLSLCPGVGPQKAKRLFDVLHEPFLKVPK encoded by the exons ATGGAGGCCCCGGCGGGGAAGCGGAGGCGGTTCATGCTGCGGCAGGAGGGTCCCGGCGACCCCGCG GTCCCGTCGCTCTTCAAACCCTCCGCGGCCGCCCCCGGGgttccccccggcccccccccgctgcccccgggcCCCAGCTCCTACGCCGAGTACGTGGTGCAGCAGTCGGCCCCCAGGGCCTCCCCCGGAGCCGCCGAACCGACCCTGGGCTCCCCCAGCGCGGCGGGGGctccccccgggcaccccccgaCGCTTGAGTCTGGCGGTGGCCccccggggggggctgccccgggcgggggcagccctggggacgTGCCCCCCCTGCCCGTGCTCAAACCGGGCGCCAAGAGCAGCAGCATCGTCGTCAGCCCGCGGCAG GACATGGGAGGGGACTGTCGCCTGGTGTCTTGGGACAAAGAGGGGGGGGTGAGGGGCCAGTCCCCGTCCcggggggcccctgacacccccAGCCCCGTCACCCCCCAGCGAGGCAACCCGGTGCTGAAGTTTGTCCGCAACGTCCCCTGGGAGTTCGGTGACATCGTCCCCGACTATGTGCTGGGCCAAAGCACCTGCGCCCTCTTCCTCAG CCTGCGGTACCACCACCTCAACCCCGGCTACATCCACGACCGCCTGCGGCACCTGGGCCGGAGCTacgggctgcagctgctgctgctccaggtcGACGTG GACCCTCAccaggcgctgaaggagctggcgAAGATCTGCATCCTGGCCGACTGCACCCTCCTGCTGGCCTGGAG ccctgagGAGGCTGGGCGGTACCTGGAGACCTACAAGGCCTATGAGCAGAAACCACCCGACCTGCTGAAGGAGCGGGTGGAGCAAGATTTCCTGTCCCGG ATGACCGACTGCCTGACCAGCATCAAATCGGTGAACAAGACGGACGCGCTGAGCCTCCTCACTGCCTTTGG GTCGCTGGCGGCCGTGGTGGGGGCCTCCAGGGAGGACCTGTCCCTCTGCCCCGGCGTTGGGCcccagaag GCCAAGCGGCTCTTCGACGTCCTGCACGAGCCCTTCCTCAAGGTCCCCAAATGA
- the ERCC1 gene encoding DNA excision repair protein ERCC-1 isoform X1 has protein sequence MEAPAGKRRRFMLRQEGPGDPAVPSLFKPSAAAPGVPPGPPPLPPGPSSYAEYVVQQSAPRASPGAAEPTLGSPSAAGAPPGHPPTLESGGGPPGGAAPGGGSPGDVPPLPVLKPGAKSSSIVVSPRQDMGGDCRLVSWDKEGGVRGQSPSRGAPDTPSPVTPQRGNPVLKFVRNVPWEFGDIVPDYVLGQSTCALFLSLRYHHLNPGYIHDRLRHLGRSYGLQLLLLQVDVKDPHQALKELAKICILADCTLLLAWSPEEAGRYLETYKAYEQKPPDLLKERVEQDFLSRMTDCLTSIKSVNKTDALSLLTAFGSLAAVVGASREDLSLCPGVGPQKAKRLFDVLHEPFLKVPK, from the exons ATGGAGGCCCCGGCGGGGAAGCGGAGGCGGTTCATGCTGCGGCAGGAGGGTCCCGGCGACCCCGCG GTCCCGTCGCTCTTCAAACCCTCCGCGGCCGCCCCCGGGgttccccccggcccccccccgctgcccccgggcCCCAGCTCCTACGCCGAGTACGTGGTGCAGCAGTCGGCCCCCAGGGCCTCCCCCGGAGCCGCCGAACCGACCCTGGGCTCCCCCAGCGCGGCGGGGGctccccccgggcaccccccgaCGCTTGAGTCTGGCGGTGGCCccccggggggggctgccccgggcgggggcagccctggggacgTGCCCCCCCTGCCCGTGCTCAAACCGGGCGCCAAGAGCAGCAGCATCGTCGTCAGCCCGCGGCAG GACATGGGAGGGGACTGTCGCCTGGTGTCTTGGGACAAAGAGGGGGGGGTGAGGGGCCAGTCCCCGTCCcggggggcccctgacacccccAGCCCCGTCACCCCCCAGCGAGGCAACCCGGTGCTGAAGTTTGTCCGCAACGTCCCCTGGGAGTTCGGTGACATCGTCCCCGACTATGTGCTGGGCCAAAGCACCTGCGCCCTCTTCCTCAG CCTGCGGTACCACCACCTCAACCCCGGCTACATCCACGACCGCCTGCGGCACCTGGGCCGGAGCTacgggctgcagctgctgctgctccaggtcGACGTG AAGGACCCTCAccaggcgctgaaggagctggcgAAGATCTGCATCCTGGCCGACTGCACCCTCCTGCTGGCCTGGAG ccctgagGAGGCTGGGCGGTACCTGGAGACCTACAAGGCCTATGAGCAGAAACCACCCGACCTGCTGAAGGAGCGGGTGGAGCAAGATTTCCTGTCCCGG ATGACCGACTGCCTGACCAGCATCAAATCGGTGAACAAGACGGACGCGCTGAGCCTCCTCACTGCCTTTGG GTCGCTGGCGGCCGTGGTGGGGGCCTCCAGGGAGGACCTGTCCCTCTGCCCCGGCGTTGGGCcccagaag GCCAAGCGGCTCTTCGACGTCCTGCACGAGCCCTTCCTCAAGGTCCCCAAATGA
- the ERCC1 gene encoding DNA excision repair protein ERCC-1 isoform X3 translates to MEAPAGKRRRFMLRQEGPGDPAVPSLFKPSAAAPGVPPGPPPLPPGPSSYAEYVVQQSAPRASPGAAEPTLGSPSAAGAPPGHPPTLESGGGPPGGAAPGGGSPGDVPPLPVLKPGAKSSSIVVSPRQRGNPVLKFVRNVPWEFGDIVPDYVLGQSTCALFLSLRYHHLNPGYIHDRLRHLGRSYGLQLLLLQVDVKDPHQALKELAKICILADCTLLLAWSPEEAGRYLETYKAYEQKPPDLLKERVEQDFLSRMTDCLTSIKSVNKTDALSLLTAFGSLAAVVGASREDLSLCPGVGPQKAKRLFDVLHEPFLKVPK, encoded by the exons ATGGAGGCCCCGGCGGGGAAGCGGAGGCGGTTCATGCTGCGGCAGGAGGGTCCCGGCGACCCCGCG GTCCCGTCGCTCTTCAAACCCTCCGCGGCCGCCCCCGGGgttccccccggcccccccccgctgcccccgggcCCCAGCTCCTACGCCGAGTACGTGGTGCAGCAGTCGGCCCCCAGGGCCTCCCCCGGAGCCGCCGAACCGACCCTGGGCTCCCCCAGCGCGGCGGGGGctccccccgggcaccccccgaCGCTTGAGTCTGGCGGTGGCCccccggggggggctgccccgggcgggggcagccctggggacgTGCCCCCCCTGCCCGTGCTCAAACCGGGCGCCAAGAGCAGCAGCATCGTCGTCAGCCCGCGGCAG CGAGGCAACCCGGTGCTGAAGTTTGTCCGCAACGTCCCCTGGGAGTTCGGTGACATCGTCCCCGACTATGTGCTGGGCCAAAGCACCTGCGCCCTCTTCCTCAG CCTGCGGTACCACCACCTCAACCCCGGCTACATCCACGACCGCCTGCGGCACCTGGGCCGGAGCTacgggctgcagctgctgctgctccaggtcGACGTG AAGGACCCTCAccaggcgctgaaggagctggcgAAGATCTGCATCCTGGCCGACTGCACCCTCCTGCTGGCCTGGAG ccctgagGAGGCTGGGCGGTACCTGGAGACCTACAAGGCCTATGAGCAGAAACCACCCGACCTGCTGAAGGAGCGGGTGGAGCAAGATTTCCTGTCCCGG ATGACCGACTGCCTGACCAGCATCAAATCGGTGAACAAGACGGACGCGCTGAGCCTCCTCACTGCCTTTGG GTCGCTGGCGGCCGTGGTGGGGGCCTCCAGGGAGGACCTGTCCCTCTGCCCCGGCGTTGGGCcccagaag GCCAAGCGGCTCTTCGACGTCCTGCACGAGCCCTTCCTCAAGGTCCCCAAATGA
- the POLR1G gene encoding DNA-directed RNA polymerase I subunit RPA34, protein MGQGAGPRCARGGMEGPVRFRCPPDFEAVTLSPPPGLLGGALAGPSTELWLIRTPADFCPESLEGCAVPLDGCGQLRPPQDGDGRLYRLRGIPGGAGSTLLLAPDSPGGPLACAPPLRGCLSITESFGDPPTTDPPPAKRKKKKKKKMKEPPDTPEMSTPGRAAPGEEGEQGLGLPPDIGVTPEVPKRKKKHKRERVE, encoded by the exons ATGGGGCAAGGGGCGGGGCCACGCTGTGCACGCGGCGGCATGGAGG GGCCCGTGCGGTTCCGGTGCCCCCCCGATTTCGAGGCGGTGACCCTCTCGCCCCCCCCCGGGCTGTTGGGGGGGGCCCTGGCGGGTCCCTCCACCGAGCTCTGGCTCATCCGCACCCCCGCCGACTTCTGCCCCGAGAG CCTGGAGGGCTGCGCGGTGCCACTGGATGGCTGCGGGCAGCTGCGGCCCCCCCAGGATGGGGACGGGCGGCTCTACAGGCTGCGGGGGATCCCAgggggggctggcagcaccctccTCCTGGCCCCCGACTCCCCCGGTGGCCCCCTGGCCTGTGCTCCCCCCCTCCGCGGCTGCCTCAGCATCACCGAGAGCTTTGGGGACCCCCCCACGACCGACCCGCCACCagccaagagaaagaagaagaagaagaagaagatgaaggaGCCACCGGACACACCCGAAATGTCGACGCCGGGGAGGGCAGCGCCTGgtgaggagggggagcaggggctgggactCCCCCCAGACATCGGGGTGACCCCTGAAGTGCCCAAGAGGAAGAAGAAGCACAAGCGGGAGCGGGTGGAGTGA